A genomic window from Dehalococcoidales bacterium includes:
- a CDS encoding serpin family protein → MKRLLFLMLAIVMISGLFGCSQPAAAGLLKSDKDRITSPMVNQSDMTMLVNGDGEFAFDLYQALKKEGGNIFYSPYSISLALAMTYAGARGETAQQMADTLHYLLPQSALHPAFNSLGIELDKRGEGAQGKDEQGFRLNIVNAIWGQKDYKFLSAYLDLLAENYGAGLRVLDFIKNTDQSREVINQWVSDQTEGRIKDLIPEGSIDSLTRLVLTNAIYFNAAWALPFQPEATQNGPFHLISGTDVTVAMMKQTGSFKYVEGDNYQAIELPYDGQELSMVIFLPALGQFQAFEEAMTSQLASDISAQKINNRQVALTMPRFEFKSEFGLKETLMGMGMVDPFLDSADFSGMSSQSDLHIDDVVHKAFVSVDEAGTEAAAASAVIVGTTSMPAEPVAVTLDRPFVFLIRDIQTGAVLFIGRVMNPGE, encoded by the coding sequence ATGAAACGGCTATTATTTTTAATGCTGGCGATTGTGATGATAAGCGGCCTTTTCGGCTGTTCTCAGCCGGCTGCGGCAGGGCTGCTGAAGTCGGATAAAGACCGCATCACCTCACCGATGGTAAATCAATCCGACATGACAATGCTGGTAAATGGCGATGGTGAATTCGCCTTCGACCTTTACCAGGCTTTAAAGAAAGAAGGCGGTAATATCTTCTATTCGCCCTACAGCATCTCGCTGGCTCTGGCGATGACCTACGCCGGCGCCCGTGGTGAAACTGCGCAGCAAATGGCAGATACCCTTCATTACCTGCTACCTCAGAGTGCTCTGCATCCGGCGTTTAACAGTCTTGGCATCGAGTTAGACAAGCGCGGTGAGGGAGCCCAGGGCAAAGACGAGCAAGGTTTCCGGCTTAACATAGTCAATGCAATCTGGGGACAGAAGGATTATAAATTCCTCTCGGCCTATCTTGATCTGCTGGCCGAGAACTACGGAGCCGGATTAAGGGTTCTTGATTTCATTAAAAACACGGATCAATCCCGGGAAGTGATTAATCAATGGGTGAGTGACCAGACGGAAGGCCGCATCAAAGACCTGATTCCGGAAGGTAGTATTGATTCACTGACTCGTCTGGTATTGACCAACGCCATCTACTTCAATGCGGCATGGGCTCTCCCTTTCCAGCCGGAAGCTACCCAAAATGGTCCGTTCCATTTGATAAGCGGCACCGACGTAACTGTGGCGATGATGAAGCAAACCGGCTCCTTTAAATACGTCGAGGGTGATAATTATCAGGCTATCGAATTGCCTTATGACGGACAAGAACTATCTATGGTCATCTTCCTGCCCGCGCTGGGACAGTTCCAGGCCTTTGAAGAAGCGATGACTTCTCAACTGGCCAGCGATATTTCGGCGCAAAAGATTAATAACCGGCAGGTTGCCCTCACTATGCCCAGGTTTGAATTTAAATCAGAATTCGGGCTTAAAGAGACACTTATGGGTATGGGCATGGTAGATCCGTTTTTGGATAGCGCCGATTTTTCCGGTATGTCCAGCCAGAGTGACCTGCATATTGACGATGTTGTGCATAAGGCGTTTGTTTCCGTAGATGAAGCCGGAACCGAAGCAGCAGCCGCGAGCGCCGTGATCGTGGGAACAACATCTATGCCGGCGGAGCCGGTGGCAGTTACTCTTGACCGCCCCTTCGTTTTCCTGATTCGTGATATTCAAACAGGCGCGGTACTGTTTATTGGACGTGTGATGAATCCGGGCGAGTAG
- a CDS encoding J domain-containing protein, translating to MADQTREMFAKILVIMLKELQCWMNEYLATLLKSFGIETMKLQGMVNGQSATDPYLVMGLEKSASNDEVKVRYRELVRKLHPDTAGVKGTAYFFNLVMVAYQMIKAERGWK from the coding sequence ATGGCTGATCAAACGAGAGAGATGTTCGCTAAAATACTCGTGATCATGTTGAAGGAACTACAGTGCTGGATGAATGAATACCTCGCAACCCTATTGAAATCCTTTGGCATAGAGACTATGAAATTACAGGGAATGGTAAACGGACAATCAGCAACGGATCCTTATCTTGTCATGGGGCTGGAAAAGTCCGCCAGTAATGACGAAGTAAAGGTACGCTACCGTGAATTGGTAAGAAAGCTACATCCCGATACTGCCGGAGTAAAAGGAACTGCATACTTCTTCAACCTGGTAATGGTGGCCTATCAAATGATCAAGGCGGAAAGAGGATGGAAATGA